From a region of the Oscarella lobularis chromosome 7, ooOscLobu1.1, whole genome shotgun sequence genome:
- the LOC136188873 gene encoding L-2-hydroxyglutarate dehydrogenase, mitochondrial-like — protein MASSFAWKRFLQSERSSKRWISAKSSRHFDLIVVGGGIVGLATARELLLRHKNHSVALLEKEKRLAAHQTGHNSGVIHSGIYYTPGSLKAKLCVEGMDLIYKYCNENDVPYKKCGKIIVAVEESELPRLDALYERALQNRVKGVCMIDGKSIKDIEPLCKGLKAIHSPETGIIDYGQLARSFGRTFEDLGGKIFTETEVVNFSQNQDSVCVHAKDGSTFSGRHVITCGGLQADQLATLSGGKRDPQIVPFRGEYLVLKPGKRHLIKGNIYPVPDPRFPFLGVHFTPRMDGNVWLGPNAVLAFAREGYKFWNIKWADLKSALLYSGFRNLAAKHLSFGMKEFFRSALLAAQIVQLQKYVPDLQIDDVTRGPAGVRAQALSPDGSLVDDFIFDSGSGELESRVLHVRNAPSPAATSSLAIAKMIAKEAEEKFEI, from the exons ATGGCCTCTTCATTCGCTTGGAAACGCTTTCTACAATCCGAAAGGAGTTCCAAGCGATGGATTTCTGCAAAGAG TTCTCGACATTTTGACCTGATTGTCGTTGGAGGAGGCATCGTCGGTTTAGCGACGGCACGAGAACTTCTTCTCCGACACAAGAATCATTCCGTAGCTCTtctcgaaaaagaaaaacggcttg CCGCTCATCAAACGGGCCACAATAGCGGCGTCATTCACAGCGGAATCTATTACACTCCCGGATCACTGAAAGCAAAATTATGCGTCGAAGGAATGGACTTGATTTATAAGTATTGTAATGAGAATGACGTTCCTTATAAGAAATGCGGCAAG ATTATTGTAGCTGTCGAAGAGTCGGAGTTGCCTCGTCTTGATGCTCTCTATGAAAGAGCTCTTCAAAATCGAGTGAAGGGAGTTTGCATGATCGATGGAAAGTCTATTAAAGATATTGAACCTCTTTGCAAA ggtTTGAAAGCGATTCATTCACCTGAGACGGGAATAATTGACTATGGGCAATTGGCTCGTTCATTTGGAAGAACTTTTGAAGATTTGGGCGGAAAGATATTTACTGAGACGGAG GTAGTCAACTTTTCTCAAAATCAAG aTTCTGTTTGTGTTCACGCGAAAGACGGTTCGACTTTTAGTggacgtcacgtgatcacgtGCGGCGGACTTCAGGCTGATCAACTTGCAACGTTATCCGGTGGAAAACGCGATCCTCAGATTGTTCCATTTCGGGGCGAGTATCTCGTTTTGAAACCCGGAAAGCGTCATTTAATCAAGGGAAACATTTATCCG GTGCCTGATCCtcgatttccttttctcGGCGTTCACTTTACACCGCGAATGGACGGCAACGTTTGGCTCGGTCCCAACGCTGTTCTCGCCTTCGCGAGAGAAGGCTACAAATTTTGGAACATAAAATGGGCTGACTTGAAGAGTGCTCTTCTCTACAG TGGTTTTCGAAATCTAGCTGCAAAACATCTCAGCTTCGGAATGAAGGAATTCTTTCGCAGCGCTCTTCTAGCAGCTCAAATCGTTCAACTACAGAAATACGTTCCTGATTTGCagattgatgacgtcacacg tgGTCCTGCTGGGGTTCGAGCTCAAGCTCTCAGTCCTGATGGAAGTCTCGTTgatgattttatttttgataGTGGATCGGGGGAACTGGAGAGTCGTGTTCTTCACGTGCGAAATGCTCCTTCGCCCGCTGCTACGTCATCGTTGGCAATTGCTAAAATGATTGCTAAAGAGGcggaagagaaatttgaaatttga
- the LOC136188882 gene encoding cardiolipin synthase (CMP-forming)-like, protein MFRVLSVCSRAFLATGNRLQYRYLLFDSSKELSCCFRCALRRNSQSTTEAAKKRVEHIWTIPNFLSLSRIISTPIIGYLVIEQNYVIALGVFLVAGLTDLLDGYIARNFKNQKSMLGTVLDPFADKLLVNVLAMSLSYASLLPVPLTALFLIKDGGLVFSGFFVRYKSLTPPITLAKYWDIRHATTEIKPTLIGKVNTLFQLGLVASSLAAPVFEFVNHPILQGMWYLTAATTVGSGISYIVSKNAITYLQHSESERREQ, encoded by the exons ATGTTTCGCGTTCTTTCTGTCTGTTCGCGAGCTTTTCTCGCAACGGGAAATCGTCTTCAGTATCGCTACTTGTTATTCGACTCGTCGAAGGAGCTTTCGTGCTGCTTTCGCTGCGCATTACGTAGAAATTCTCAATCGACAACCGAAGCAGCAAAAAAGAGA GTGGAACACATATGGACGATCCccaattttctttctctatctcGCATTATTTCGACGCCAATCATTGGATATCTCGTCATCGAACAGAATTACGTCATAGCATTGGGTGTCTTTCTTGTCGCAGGTCTCACGGACTTG ctTGATGGCTATATTGcgcgaaatttcaaaaatcagAAATCGATGCTGGGTACAGTTCTCGATCCGTTTGCTGATAAACTTCTAGTCAATGTATTGGCTATGTCTTTGAGCTACGCAAGTCTTTTACCCG TTCCTCTGACTGCTTTGTTTCTAATTAAAGATGGTGGTCTAGTGTTTAGCGGTTTCTTTGTTCGATACAAGAGCCTTACTCCACCC ATTACGTTGGCTAAGTATTGGGATATTCGTCATGCGACGACCGAAATCAAGCCGACTCTAATAGGAAAAGTGAATACGCTGTTTCAGCTCGGTTTGGTTGCATCTAGTCTCGCTGCTCCCGTATTTGAATTTGTTAATCATCCAATTCTTCAAGGAATGTG gtATTTGACTGCAGCCACAACTGTTGGATCGGGAATTAGTTACATTGTTTCAAAAAATGCTATAACCTATTTGCAACACTCTGAGAGTGAGAGAAGAGAACAATGA
- the LOC136188868 gene encoding N-terminal kinase-like protein, with protein MGQGQGKDLPYEIEDKYECLIGKTVWSVHKGKRKSDNLAVTLFVFDGSEGREQEMKAAKTAYVRLKTFRHPNVIKFIDGMETETTLTVATEPVTPLEEFLRQKDGKNELEISWGLHQISKGLTFLNEDCSLVHANICLSSVFVDQAGEWKLGGFESIRPFSDPPPPEGQRVYDPPEAGKPNALKRAEKWSWDMWGFGCLIWEIFNGPLPRSSSLKSTSKIPKSLVAHYCELVGANPKSRPSPASFIKNCAFMDNQFVTTNLKLDEMQFMDQSQRLVFIKSLNQSLDTFPKEFGKFKILPLLLNAFEFGGAGSAILPPLLKLGKLLDTSEYQSKIIPCLVKLFSSTERSTRIHLLQQVGQFIEHLQPSVVDAQIFPHVAEGFSDTVPAVREATVKAMVLLTPKLSEKTIDSQLLKHFATLQTDSQAGIRTNTTICLGKVISCMSKSTRQKVILAAFVRALRDPFPPARTAGIVAMSQAASYYQPTEMATRVIPAIAPLTLDPEKDVRDKAFQVIHLFLSELQYYSDHPEELPKADSSGSYSGAVVGTASSFAGWAYTSLASRLGRTGKDDAPQPPKEKEKEETKKVSSPQQKSRNRESPPVERKVKEENDDGDDDDEWAALEEDGGKDGWGDDWGEKKDDNNKSSGGLSFFDDDSAWDSGDVVGETEIKPGANFVKDSTRPSASSLFSKKSDDKDGWGDDDDADWSALDADPKTTDKNSNTGGWDDDDEWASFEDPKPTKVASGMDRAKQRDQRRQKQKEAKERRALEAGKKSRPLKLGGVKKVD; from the exons ATGGGCCAGGGTCAAGGAAAAGACCTTCCCTACGAAATAGAAGACAAATACGAATGCCTAATCGGCAAAACGGTTTGGTCAGTTcacaaaggaaaacgaaag TCCGATAATTTGGCCGTGACGCTCTTCGTGTTCGACGGCAGTGAAGGAAGAGAGCAAGAG ATGAAAGCAGCGAAAACAGCGTACGTTCGACTAAAAACGTTTCGTCATCCAAACGTCATCAAATTTATCGATGGAATGgag ACGGAAACGACTCTAACAGTGGCCACGGAACCGGTCACTCCTTTGGAAgagtttcttcgtcaaaaagacggaaaaaatgaattggAAATTAGTTGGGGATTGCATCAAATTTCG AAAGGATTGACGTTTTTGAATGAGGATTGTAGTCTTGTACACGCAAATATTTGCCTTTCTTCCGTCTTTGTTGATCAAGCTGGCGAATGGAAACTCGGAGGTTTCGAGTCGATTCGACCGTTTTCTGATCCTCCACCGCCCGAAGGTCAGCGAGTGTACGATCCTCCGGAAGCGGGAAAGCCAAACGCATTGAAACGCGCTGAAAAATG GTCTTGGGATATGTGGGGTTTTGGCTGTTTGATTTGGGAAATATTCAATGGGCCTTTGCCTCGATCGTCTTCACTTAAATCTACTTCTAAG ATTCCTAAATCTCTTGTTGCTCATTACTGTGAACTTGTTGGTGCCAATCCGAAATCGAGACCGAGTCCCGCGTCTTTTATTAAAAATTGCGCGTTTATGGATAATCAATTTGTGACGACGAATCTCAAATTGGACGAAATGCAG tttaTGGATCAGAGTCAACGTCTCGTTTTTATTAAGAGTTTGAATCAGTCATTGGACACGTTTCCGAAAGAATTCGGAAAGTTTAAAATTCTTCCTCTTTTGCTAAACGCTTTCGAGTTTGGCGGAGCAGGATCTGCGATTTTACCACCCCTGCTAAAA ttggGAAAACTTCTTGATACGAGTGAGTATCAATCCAAAATAATTCCGTGTCTCGTGAAGTTGTTTTCATCGACGGaaagatcgacgagaattcaTCTTCTTCAGCAA GTTGGTCAATTTATTGAACATCTTCAACCGTCTGTAGTCGACGCTCAGATATTTCCTCACGTGGCTGAAGGCTTTAGTGATACTGTACCCGCCGTTAGAGAGGCAACTGTCAAG GCTATGGTTTTGCTGACGCCCAAACTAAGCGAGAAAACGATAGACAGTCAGTTATTGAAGCACTTTGCTACCCTACAAACTGACTCGCAG GCTGGCATACGCACCAATACAACGATTTGCTTAGGAAAAGTCATTTCGTGCATGTCAAAATCG ACGCGTCAAAAAGTGATTCTAGCGGCGTTTGTTCGGGCTCTACGCGATCCCTTTCCTCCCGCTCGTACGGCGGGAATTGTCGCCATGTCGCAAGCGGCGTCGTACTATCAACCAACGGAGATGGCAACGCGTGTCATTCCCGCTATCGCGCCTCTGACGTTGGACCCGGAAAAGGACGTTCGAGACAAG GCTTTTCAAGTGATTCATTTGTTTCTGTCAGAACTCCAATATTATTCGGATCATCCTGAAGAGCTTCCCAAAGCGGATTCAA GTGGGTCCTATTCCGGTGCTGTTGTTGGCACGGCGTCTTCGTTTGCTGGATGGGCGTATACTTCGTTGGCGTCTCGACTCGGGAGAACGGGAAAGGATGACGCGCCACAGCCgccaaaagagaaagagaaagaggagacgaaaaaagTCTCATCTCCACAGCAAAAAT ctCGAAACAGAGAATCTCCTCCTGTGGAAAGAAAGGTAAAGGAGGAAAatgatgatggtgatgatgacgacgaatggGCGGCGTTGGAGGAAGACGGAGGTAAAGATGGCTGGGGCGACGATTGGGGCGAAAAAAAGgatgataataataaatcGTCGGGTGGCCTGTcgttttttgacgacgactctGCGTGGGATTCTGGTGACGTAGTCGGGGAAACGGAAATCAAACCGGGGGCAAATTTTGTCAAAG attcGACGCGTCCTTCCGCCTCTTCACTTTTTAGTAAGAAAAGTGATGATAAGGATGGCTggggtgatgatgatgacgctGATTGGAGCGCTTTGGACGCCGATCCAAAGACGACAGATAAAAATAGCAATACTGGGGGATgggatgatgatgacgaatgGGCGTCGTTTGAAGATCCTAAGCCTACGAAAGTTGCAAGTGGAATGGATCGAGCCAAGCAGCGAGATCAGAGAAGACAGAAGCAGAAAGAGGCAAAGGAACGGCGGGCGTTGGAAGCCGGAAAGAAGAGTCGTCCCTTGAAATTGGGCGGCGTGAAGAAAgtggattaa
- the LOC136188886 gene encoding complex I intermediate-associated protein 30, mitochondrial-like, which translates to MKRAFSIVNETWKRVWSKSLPRGADKRREILLWDDLEKWACISDEEIGGMSHAKLQTSSETTLFHGRLSTNTPAPDSTNKNRMKYSGYCAIRSQPNRGRFGRVKLYDFSQYDALEFRLRGDGRKYIVNLQIESYRRDDLWQAFLYTRGGPFWEKIQVDFSDFVLTNRGYLQDHQMSFSREKVRTIGLLLADRINGPFHLELDYIKAIQK; encoded by the exons ATGAAACGAGCTTTCTCAATCGTCAACGAAACTTGGAAGCGAGTGTGGAGCAAATCGTTGCCTCGCGGAGCCGACAAGCGTCGCGAAATTCTCCTCTGGGACGATTTGGAGAAGTGGGCGTGCATCTCGGACGAAGAAATCGGCGGAATGTCTCACGCAAAGCTCCAAACGAGCTCCGAAACAACGCTATTCCACGGCCGACTATCGACAAACACACCGGCACCAGATTCCACAAATAAAAACCGAATGAAATATAGCGGATATTGCGCAATTCGATCTCAACCAAATCGG GGACGATTTGGACGCGTGAAACTGTACGATTTTTCGCAGTATGACGCGCTCGAATTTCGTCTCCGTGGCGACGGTCGAAAATACATTGTAAATCTTCAAATTGAGAGCTATAGACGCGACGACTTGTGGCAAGCTTTTCTGTATACAAGAGGTGGTCCTTTTTGGGAGAAAATTCAG GTCGATTTTTCCGACTTTGTCCTCACGAATCGCGGCTATCTTCAAGACCATCAAATGTCATTTTCTAGAGAAAAAGTCCGAACAATTGGCTTGCTTTTAGCAGACCGAATCAATGGACCGTTTCATCTCGAACTCGATTACATAAAAGCAATACAAAAATAa
- the LOC136188885 gene encoding vesicle transport through interaction with t-SNAREs homolog 1B-like has product MSSERFEDLDDDFSAIMREVKSELTLIQRSVGEQRKSSIRITEKRLESAEKTLQQMEAESQNAPAAFRIGMNSKARKCRTDLERIKKELRQASSSREELFSGGRTYGTQDPAVIQGYQRNTLIQGTGSLNRASESIARSKAVATESEQVGTETLGELYGQREQLLRATDTVAETDAEVSKAKTILISMGKRVITDKLIMMIIILLELGIIGGLVYWKFFS; this is encoded by the exons ATGTCTTCCGAACGCTTCGAAGACCTCGATGACGATTTCAGTGCCATCATGAGGGAGGTCAAGTCCGAATTGACTCTCATTCAGCGAAGCGTCGGAG AACAACGAAAATCAAGCATCAGAATCACAGAAAAGCGACTAGAATCAGCAGAAAAGACG CTCCAACAGATGGAAGCCGAAAGTCAAAATGCACCAGCCGCTTTTCGCATTGGAATGAACTCGAAGGCGAGAAAGTGTCGCACCGACTTGGAACGAATCAAAAAGGAGCtg agacAAGCCAGTTCGTCGAGAGAAGAACTTTTTAGCGGAGGCCGAACATATGGAACTCAAGATCCAGCG GTGATTCAAGGTTACCAGAGAAACACATTGATACAAGGAACGGGAAGTCTAAATAGAGCTTCTGAGAGTATAGCCAGATCAAAAGCAGTGGCTACAGAATCAG AACAAGTTGGTACTGAAACACTTGGGGAATTATATGGTCAGAGGGAACAGCTACTAAGAGCCACAGATACA gtcgcTGAAACGGATGCGGAGGTCTCTAAGGCAAAAACGATATTGATTTCAATGGGGAAAAG GGTGATAACGGATAAATTGATTATGATGATCATTATATTACTGGAGCTAGGCATCATTGGGGGTTTGGTCTATTGGAAGTTCTTCtcttaa
- the LOC136188881 gene encoding 5-formyl-3-hydroxy-2-methylpyridine 4-carboxylate 5-dehydrogenase-like: MVLVAVIGAGRLGASIAGELAFRGHSVKIFDRDPEVIANLESTLELHKRQLRQDGILLPGQDFDGDVHYFFSLPDALSNVDYVFEAAVENLELKQSLFKDISTCVADDVIISSSTLSLDITDIASRAIHPERILGLRFLLPVYAIPEVELQMGAQTLPSSVLRVQTFLESMGKILFLREGRVPLRLTPAQVESRKQICREDIVRNRLRRNPRLTLTQYGHVYHTDGSYVPAADHQELVCIVCMDRERDALLCPCNHFCSCQKCAKTLVSQNAGCPVCRGTIEAITPVYSC, from the exons ATGGTTCTCGTAGCTGTAATCGGCGCTGGTCGACTGGGCGCCAGCATAGCTG GCGAGCTCGCCTTTCGGGGTCACAGCGTGAAAATTTTTGATCGCGACCCGGAAGTCATAGCCAATCTCGAATCGACACTCGAACTTCACAAACGTCAGCTGCGACAAGACGGAATTTTACTCCCGGGTCAAGATTTCGAT GGAGACGTACactatttcttctctttaccCGACGCTCTTTCGAACGTCGACTACGTCTTTGAAGCGGCTGTCGAAAATCTCGAGTTGAAACAATCTCTCTTCAAAG ACATCAGCACTTGCGTtgcagatgacgtcattatttcGTCGAGCACGCTAAGTCTCGACATCACCGACATTGCAAGCAGAGCAATTCATCCGGAA AGAATATTGGGTCTTCGATTTTTGCTTCCCGTTTATGCCATTCCAGAAGTGGAATTGCAAATGGGTGCACAAACACTTCCAAGTTCAGTGCTCAGAG TTCAGACGTTTCTTGAATCAATGGGAAAGATACTGTTTCTTCGTGAGGGAAGAGTTCCTCTCAGACTGACACCAGCTCAAGTGGAATCAAGAAAACAAA TATGTAGAGAAGATATCGTGAGAAATCGTTTGAGAAGAAACCCCAGGCTCACCCTTACACAATACGGCCACGTTTATCACACGGACGGCTCTTACGTTCCAGCAGCGGATCATCAAGAACTCGTTTGCATTGTGTGCATGGACAGGGAACGAGACGCACTCCTATGTCCGTGCAATCACTTTTGCAGCTGTCAAAAGTGCGCCAAAACGTTGGTCAGTCAAAATGCCGGCTGTCCCGTATGCAGAGGAACAATCGAAGCAATAACACCCGTGTACAGTTGCTAA
- the LOC136188879 gene encoding mitochondrial substrate carrier family protein G-like, with product MGEETIARRLLRNSLAGTVGGVAICLVGHPFDTLKVRLQTQPVKNPVYNGLYDCFRKTVKGEGIGGLYRGVGSPIVGQMFFRATLFSTYYQVSSFLAGSDRQRVTIPEYFLAGMITGFTVAFIEGPIDLFKSKMQVQVIRAAQGHPSVYRNVFHCGYTITKQYGLRGFYQALSATMLRNVPANSIFFGFYEISRNFWTPQGGSVSDLTSGALLFSGACGGFFYWVLTYPTDVIKSSMQADDTVKANRKYNGIIDCVQKLYREEGWRRFFRGLTPCLMRSLPANAVMFVTVEKARLALGKYI from the exons ATGGGGGAAGAAACGATCGCTCGTCGTTTGCTCCGCAACAGTTTAGCCGGTACGGTGGGCGGAGTTGCAATATGTCTTGTCGGACACCCGTTCGACACGCTAAAAGTCCGCCTTCAAACTCAACCGGTGAAAAATCCCGTTTACAACGGACTCTACGATTGTTTTCGTAAAACTGTCAAAGGAGAGGGCATAGGAGGACTCTACAGGGGCGTCG GCTCTCCAATTGTCGGACAAATGTTCTTTCGAGCGACTCTATTCTCAACCTACTATCAG GTATCGAGTTTTCTTGCTGGATCCGATAGACAGAGAGTAACTATTCCGGAATATTTTCTCGCTGGAATGATTACGGGATTTACGGTTGCTTTTATCGAAGGTCCCATTGATTTG TTCAAATCAAAAATGCAAGTTCAAGTGATTCGAGCGGCACAAGGACATCCTTCCGTCTACCGTAACGTTTTTCACTGTGGCTACACTATTACAAAGCAATATGGCTTGCGTGGATTTTATCAGGCGCTTAGCGCTACGATGCTACGAAACGTGCCAGcgaattcaattttctttGGGTTCTATGAAATATCGAGGAATTTTTGGACTCCCCAAGGAGGAAGTGTCAGCGATCTGACGTCAGGAGCTCTGCTATTTTCAGGCGCTTGTGGGGGCTTTTTCTACTGGGTTCTCACCTATCCAACTGACGTTATCAAATCGTCAATGCAGGCTGATGACACGGTGAAAGCCAATCGTAAGTATAATGGAATTATTGATTGTGTGCAAAAACTCTATAGAGAAGAAGGCTGGAGACGATTCTTTCGCGGATTAACTCCGTGTCTTATGCGTTCGCTTCCAGCGAACGCCGTTATGTTTGTTACGGTAGAAAAGGCGCGTCTCGCACTTGGGAAATACATTTGA
- the LOC136188878 gene encoding 3'(2'),5'-bisphosphate nucleotidase 1-like has product MQDLMIRLLASSVAVARRAGQHIRDVLQSGKLAVVEKGVDDPQTEADRRSQRCILASLKSQYPNVTVIGEEDLPPSADDQRLITDAKDESVLSVECPKIYTGIEEKDISIWVDPLDGTSEFTAGFLDRVTVLIGIAIGSEPIAGVIYQPFYQKTPDTLPGRMIWGMMGVGIRGDFTPAELPPQRQIVASTRTHGSGVVSEAIDAIQPDEVLHVGGCGYKCLLVLERKASAYVFAHRGGTKKWDTCAPDALLHSVGGHLTDVGGNRLTYHRDVEHFNNHGLLVTMKNLDWYVEKLAPIACKLY; this is encoded by the exons ATGCAAGATCTCATGATTCGTTTATTAGCTTCGTCTGTGGCGGTAGCCAGACGAGCAGGTCAACACATACGAGACGTTCTCCAATCGGGAAAGctcgctgtcgtcgaaaag ggcgtcgacgatccgcAAACAGAAGCCGATCGACGCTCCCAACGATGCATTCTAGCATCGCTCAAATCCCAATATCCAAACGTGACCGTGATAGGAGAAGAg GATTTACCGCCTTCTGCAGACGATCAACGTCTTATAACGGACGCTAAAGACGAGAGCGTTCTCAGCGTGGAATGCCCCAAAATCTACACGggaatagaagaaaaagac ATTTCCATATGGGTCGATCCTCTCGACGGAACGTCAGAATTCACAGccg gttttctCGATCGCGTCACAGTCCTAATAGGTATAGCGATTGGAAGCGAGCCAATTGCCGGCGTCATCTATCAACCATTCTATCAAAAAACCCCGGACACTTTGCCTGGTCGAATGATATGGGGAATGATGGGCGTGGGCATACGTGGCGACTTCACCCCAGCTGAATTGCCACCCCAacgtcaaatcgtcgcctCAACGCGCACACACGGAAGTGGTGTCGTCAGCGAAGCAATCGACGCAATTCAACCGGATGAAGTTCTTCACGTCGGCGGATGCGGATACAAGtgtcttctcgttctcgaacGCAAAGCGTCCGCTTACGTTTTCGCTCATCGAGGCGGCACGAAGAAGTGGGACACGTGCGCACCGGATGCTCTACTTCACTCCGTTGGCGGTCACCTGACCGACGTCGGCGGGAATCGACTCACCTAtcatcgcgacgtcgaacacTTTAACAATCATGGTCTTCTTGTCACAATGAAGAATCTCGATTGGTATGTGGAAAAATTGGCTCCCATTGCCTGCAAGCTCTATTAG